The Uranotaenia lowii strain MFRU-FL unplaced genomic scaffold, ASM2978415v1 HiC_scaffold_190, whole genome shotgun sequence genome includes a window with the following:
- the LOC129759564 gene encoding glycerol-3-phosphate dehydrogenase, mitochondrial-like isoform X1 encodes MASRLRRFGVTAAGVALGAALTTYAMRHSDISPHHVQMEEMRKITRKRTLPSRSEQIKALQNEEEYDVLIIGGGATGAGCAMDAVTRGLKTALVEADDFASGTSSKSTKLIHGGVRYLQKAILGLDIEQYKMVKEALHERASMLRSAPHLTRPLPIMLPVYTWWEIPYFWFGIKAYDFVAGDRNVKSSYYLSREDALELFPMLRGDKLRGAIVYYDGQQDDARMCLAVALTAARHGAAVANHVEVLELLKKKNEAGKNVLCGAKVRDNISKKEWTIKAKCIINATGPFTDSIRKMDDPTVKTICCPSSGVHIVLPGFYSPPQMGLLDPATSDGRVIFFLPWLNGTIAGTTDAPCDVTRSPSPSEEDIQFILSEIKSYLNKDVDVRRGDVLSAWSGIRPLVSDPNKGDTQSLARNHIVHVSDSKLVTIAGGKWTTYRAMAEHTIDAAIKACNLKPERECVTDGLWIEGGQGWTPTMYIRLVQDLGMDVEVAKHIAISYGDRAFAVAKMASLTGKRWPIIGKKLHPEFPYIDAEVRYGVREYACSCIDMIARRLRLSFLNAQAANEALPHVADIMAEELKWSKEEKERQIKNCEHFLATQMGQAANKQLKEKIPVNLSREEVNMYKKRFETIDKDKKGYVSINDIKRAMKAFGDAEVTGEQLHDILKEIDTNMNGQVELDEYMQMMSAIKSGYISHSLFGAIAEQEEIRKEQDRMREQVTVDRSGGGPWNKPR; translated from the exons ATGGCCTCACGTTTGCGAAGATTTGGGGTGACGGCAGCCGGGGTCGCTCTTGGAGCTGCCCTGACCACTTACGCCATGCGCCACAGTGATATTTCACCACACCAT GTTCAAATGGAGGAAATGCGAAAGATCACCCGCAAGCGAACGCTGCCCTCTCGTAGCGAACAAATCAAGGCACTGCAGAATGAAGAGGAGTACGATGTGCTGATCATCGGCGGTGGTGCTACCGGGGCTGGCTGTGCCATGGATGCTGTTACGCGAGGACTCAAGACGGCCCTGGTCGAGGCGGACGATTTCGCCAGCGGCACCTCGTCCAAGTCCACCAAGCTGATCCACGGTGGCGTACGGTACCTGCAGAAGGCCATCCTGGGG CTGGATATTGAGCAGTACAAAATGGTGAAAGAGGCCTTGCATGAACGAGCTTCTATGCTGCGATCAGCACCACATTTGACGAGGCCGCTTCCGATCATGTTGCCCGTTTACAC GTGGTGGGAGATCCCGTATTTCTGGTTTGGTATTAAGGCCTACGACTTTGTGGCCGGTGATCGTAACGTAAAAAGTTCGTATTACCTGTCCCGAGAAGATGCGCTGGAGCTGTTCCCCATGTTGCGAGGTGATAAGCTCCGTGGTGCTATCGTCTACTATGACGGTCAGCAGGATGATGCTAGGATGTGCTTGGCGGTTGCCTTGACGGCAGCTCGTCATGGTGCTGCGGTAGCCAACCACGTGGAGGTATTGGAGCTGTTGAAGAAAAAGAACGAAGCTGGAAAGAATGTTCTCTGTGGAGCGAAGGTTCGCGACAACATTAGCAAGAAGGAGTGGACCATCAAGGCCAAGTGTATCATCAACGCAACGGGACCCTTCACGGATTCTATTCGTAAGATGGATGATCCAACCGTGAAGACGATCTGTTGTCCAAGTTCGGGAGTACATATTGTGCTACCCGGATTCTACAGTCCACCTCAAATGGGTCTACTAGATCCGGCGACTTCGGATGGGCGTGTCATCTTCTTCCTTCCATGGTTGAACGGTACCATTGCTGGAACTACGGATGCCCCTTGTGATGTCACACGTAGTCCGTCTCCAAGTGAAGAAGATATTCAGTTCATCCTTAGCGAGATCAAGAGCTATCTCAACAAGGACGTTGATGTGCGTCGTGGTGACGTTCTGTCGGCATGGAGTGGTATTCGGCCTCTAGTATCGGACCCGAACAAGGGTGATACGCAATCGTTGGCTCGTAATCACATCGTTCACGTAAGCGATTCGAAGCTGGTAACGATCGCTGGAGGTAAATGGACGACTTATCGAGCGATGGCTGAGCACACGATTGATGCCGCTATCAAGGCCTGCAACCTGAAGCCGGAACGTGAATGTGTCACCGATGGACTTTGGATCGAGGGTGGTCAAGGCTGGACCCCGACCATGTACATCCGTCTGGTTCAGGATTTGGGAATGGACGTTGAGGTCGCTAAACACATTGCCATTTCGTACGGCGATCGTGCCTTCGCCGTTGCTAAAATGGCTTCACTTACCGGTAAACGTTGGCCCATCATTGGCAAGAAGTTGCATCCCGAGTTTCCGTACATCGATGCTGAAGTCCGTTACGGAGTTCGTGAGTACGCCTGCAGTTGTATCGACATGATCGCTCGTCGGCTTCGTTTGTCTTTCCTGAACGCACAAGCTGCCAATGAGGCCTTACCCCATGTAGCTGATATTATGGCAGAAGAATTGAAATGGTCCAAGGAAGAGAAGGAG CGACAAATCAAAAACTGCGAACACTTCCTCGCCACTCAGATGGGTCAGGCTGCAAACAAGCAGCTCAAAGAGAAAATCCCTGTCAACTTATCCCGGGAGGAGGTTAACATGTACAAGAAGCGTTTCGAAACGATTGACAAGGATAAGAAGGGCTACGTTTCGATTAACGACATTAAGCGTGCTATGAAG gCCTTCGGAGATGCGGAAGTCACGGGTGAACAGCTGCACGACATCTTGAAGGAAATCGATACCAACATGAACGGCCAAGTGGAACTGGACGAGTACATGCAG ATGATGTCGGCCATCAAGTCCGGTTACATTTCTCACTCGCTTTTCGGAGCCATCGCCGAGCAGGAGGAAATCCGCAAGGAACAGGATCGAATGCGGGAACAAGTCACGGTCGACCGTTCCGGTGGTG GTCCATGGAACAAGCCTCGATAA
- the LOC129759564 gene encoding glycerol-3-phosphate dehydrogenase, mitochondrial-like isoform X2, with product MASRLRRFGVTAAGVALGAALTTYAMRHSDISPHHVQMEEMRKITRKRTLPSRSEQIKALQNEEEYDVLIIGGGATGAGCAMDAVTRGLKTALVEADDFASGTSSKSTKLIHGGVRYLQKAILGLDIEQYKMVKEALHERASMLRSAPHLTRPLPIMLPVYTWWEIPYFWFGIKAYDFVAGDRNVKSSYYLSREDALELFPMLRGDKLRGAIVYYDGQQDDARMCLAVALTAARHGAAVANHVEVLELLKKKNEAGKNVLCGAKVRDNISKKEWTIKAKCIINATGPFTDSIRKMDDPTVKTICCPSSGVHIVLPGFYSPPQMGLLDPATSDGRVIFFLPWLNGTIAGTTDAPCDVTRSPSPSEEDIQFILSEIKSYLNKDVDVRRGDVLSAWSGIRPLVSDPNKGDTQSLARNHIVHVSDSKLVTIAGGKWTTYRAMAEHTIDAAIKACNLKPERECVTDGLWIEGGQGWTPTMYIRLVQDLGMDVEVAKHIAISYGDRAFAVAKMASLTGKRWPIIGKKLHPEFPYIDAEVRYGVREYACSCIDMIARRLRLSFLNAQAANEALPHVADIMAEELKWSKEEKERQIKNCEHFLATQMGQAANKQLKEKIPVNLSREEVNMYKKRFETIDKDKKGYVSINDIKRAMKAFGDAEVTGEQLHDILKEIDTNMNGQVELDEYMQMMSAIKSGYISHSLFGAIAEQEEIRKEQDRMREQVTVDRSGGGL from the exons ATGGCCTCACGTTTGCGAAGATTTGGGGTGACGGCAGCCGGGGTCGCTCTTGGAGCTGCCCTGACCACTTACGCCATGCGCCACAGTGATATTTCACCACACCAT GTTCAAATGGAGGAAATGCGAAAGATCACCCGCAAGCGAACGCTGCCCTCTCGTAGCGAACAAATCAAGGCACTGCAGAATGAAGAGGAGTACGATGTGCTGATCATCGGCGGTGGTGCTACCGGGGCTGGCTGTGCCATGGATGCTGTTACGCGAGGACTCAAGACGGCCCTGGTCGAGGCGGACGATTTCGCCAGCGGCACCTCGTCCAAGTCCACCAAGCTGATCCACGGTGGCGTACGGTACCTGCAGAAGGCCATCCTGGGG CTGGATATTGAGCAGTACAAAATGGTGAAAGAGGCCTTGCATGAACGAGCTTCTATGCTGCGATCAGCACCACATTTGACGAGGCCGCTTCCGATCATGTTGCCCGTTTACAC GTGGTGGGAGATCCCGTATTTCTGGTTTGGTATTAAGGCCTACGACTTTGTGGCCGGTGATCGTAACGTAAAAAGTTCGTATTACCTGTCCCGAGAAGATGCGCTGGAGCTGTTCCCCATGTTGCGAGGTGATAAGCTCCGTGGTGCTATCGTCTACTATGACGGTCAGCAGGATGATGCTAGGATGTGCTTGGCGGTTGCCTTGACGGCAGCTCGTCATGGTGCTGCGGTAGCCAACCACGTGGAGGTATTGGAGCTGTTGAAGAAAAAGAACGAAGCTGGAAAGAATGTTCTCTGTGGAGCGAAGGTTCGCGACAACATTAGCAAGAAGGAGTGGACCATCAAGGCCAAGTGTATCATCAACGCAACGGGACCCTTCACGGATTCTATTCGTAAGATGGATGATCCAACCGTGAAGACGATCTGTTGTCCAAGTTCGGGAGTACATATTGTGCTACCCGGATTCTACAGTCCACCTCAAATGGGTCTACTAGATCCGGCGACTTCGGATGGGCGTGTCATCTTCTTCCTTCCATGGTTGAACGGTACCATTGCTGGAACTACGGATGCCCCTTGTGATGTCACACGTAGTCCGTCTCCAAGTGAAGAAGATATTCAGTTCATCCTTAGCGAGATCAAGAGCTATCTCAACAAGGACGTTGATGTGCGTCGTGGTGACGTTCTGTCGGCATGGAGTGGTATTCGGCCTCTAGTATCGGACCCGAACAAGGGTGATACGCAATCGTTGGCTCGTAATCACATCGTTCACGTAAGCGATTCGAAGCTGGTAACGATCGCTGGAGGTAAATGGACGACTTATCGAGCGATGGCTGAGCACACGATTGATGCCGCTATCAAGGCCTGCAACCTGAAGCCGGAACGTGAATGTGTCACCGATGGACTTTGGATCGAGGGTGGTCAAGGCTGGACCCCGACCATGTACATCCGTCTGGTTCAGGATTTGGGAATGGACGTTGAGGTCGCTAAACACATTGCCATTTCGTACGGCGATCGTGCCTTCGCCGTTGCTAAAATGGCTTCACTTACCGGTAAACGTTGGCCCATCATTGGCAAGAAGTTGCATCCCGAGTTTCCGTACATCGATGCTGAAGTCCGTTACGGAGTTCGTGAGTACGCCTGCAGTTGTATCGACATGATCGCTCGTCGGCTTCGTTTGTCTTTCCTGAACGCACAAGCTGCCAATGAGGCCTTACCCCATGTAGCTGATATTATGGCAGAAGAATTGAAATGGTCCAAGGAAGAGAAGGAG CGACAAATCAAAAACTGCGAACACTTCCTCGCCACTCAGATGGGTCAGGCTGCAAACAAGCAGCTCAAAGAGAAAATCCCTGTCAACTTATCCCGGGAGGAGGTTAACATGTACAAGAAGCGTTTCGAAACGATTGACAAGGATAAGAAGGGCTACGTTTCGATTAACGACATTAAGCGTGCTATGAAG gCCTTCGGAGATGCGGAAGTCACGGGTGAACAGCTGCACGACATCTTGAAGGAAATCGATACCAACATGAACGGCCAAGTGGAACTGGACGAGTACATGCAG ATGATGTCGGCCATCAAGTCCGGTTACATTTCTCACTCGCTTTTCGGAGCCATCGCCGAGCAGGAGGAAATCCGCAAGGAACAGGATCGAATGCGGGAACAAGTCACGGTCGACCGTTCCGGTGGTGGTCTGTAG